One region of Roseicitreum antarcticum genomic DNA includes:
- a CDS encoding Bug family tripartite tricarboxylate transporter substrate binding protein, with protein MLLTKRKMIAGFAALLSTVAAPAVAQDWPDGRVTLIVPWGAGGGTDATARMIGALLEERIGVPVAVENRTGGSGVIGHAAIASAAPDGQTIGVATLEIGTMHNLGLTDLDHTAYTPLGLYNSDPAAVFVNTRSDHTDIGSLLAALEAAPDREFKASGSAQGGVNHLALAGMLMAAGMPAGRVAWVPSEGAAPGLQDLAAGGVEVATASLPEAAALMEAGLIRPLAVFSDARLDIAPDVPTFTEASGHEFALGSWRGLVAPAGLAPDVAEQITSVLGEVLQDPEYTSFMSGRGYAMQWTTGADFEAFMRNSDAALGDTLRAVGLSAQ; from the coding sequence ATGCTACTCACAAAACGTAAGATGATTGCGGGTTTCGCCGCCCTGCTCAGCACCGTTGCAGCGCCCGCCGTGGCGCAAGACTGGCCCGATGGTCGGGTAACGCTGATCGTGCCCTGGGGCGCAGGTGGCGGTACCGACGCAACTGCCCGGATGATCGGCGCGCTGCTGGAAGAACGCATCGGCGTGCCTGTCGCGGTGGAAAACCGCACTGGTGGGTCCGGGGTCATCGGCCATGCCGCCATCGCCAGCGCAGCGCCGGACGGCCAGACCATCGGTGTCGCGACGCTGGAAATCGGCACAATGCACAACCTTGGGCTGACCGACCTGGACCATACCGCCTACACGCCGCTTGGGCTTTACAATTCAGACCCTGCGGCGGTGTTCGTGAACACCCGCAGCGATCACACTGACATCGGATCGCTCTTGGCCGCGTTGGAGGCTGCGCCGGACCGCGAATTCAAGGCCTCGGGTTCGGCACAGGGTGGGGTGAACCATCTGGCACTGGCGGGCATGCTGATGGCGGCGGGAATGCCTGCCGGGCGGGTGGCTTGGGTCCCGTCCGAGGGTGCCGCCCCCGGGTTGCAGGATCTGGCCGCCGGTGGTGTCGAGGTAGCGACCGCATCGCTGCCCGAAGCCGCCGCCCTGATGGAGGCCGGACTGATCCGTCCCCTGGCCGTGTTCTCGGATGCCCGGCTGGACATCGCCCCCGATGTGCCGACCTTCACCGAAGCCTCCGGGCATGAATTCGCGCTGGGATCCTGGCGCGGGCTGGTCGCCCCCGCAGGTCTGGCGCCCGACGTCGCAGAACAAATCACTTCGGTTCTGGGCGAGGTGTTGCAAGACCCAGAATACACCAGCTTCATGAGCGGCCGGGGCTACGCGATGCAATGGACGACCGGCGCTGATTTCGAAGCCTTCATGCGCAACTCGGATGCCGCACTGGGCGACACGTTGCGCGCCGTCGGTCTGTCGGCGCAATAG
- a CDS encoding FAD-binding oxidoreductase, with the protein MAPLATKADLLAELRGVLGPAGCLQGADMPARNRTDWSFLPPADPLAVLRPASTSEVVAILRHCHAQGIQVTPQGGMTGLCGGARPLDGGVALSLERMSGVEAIDPHGMTMTVLAGTPLETIQKAAAEQGLFFPLDLGARGSCTIGGNIATNAGGNRVIRYGMTRDLVLGLEVVLPDGTVLPMLNKMIKNNAGYDLKQLFIGAEGTLGVVTRAVLRLYPQPGCTSAALCVARDYDAVLAVLAAARQRLGPLLSAFEVMWSDYWLQATTRVPGVRAPVEIAGGSHAILIEMQGLDHVIDGARFESLLEDLMEKDLVQDGAVAQSLGDIGAFWATRDAAAEFAHPTVIGPHISFDVGLPVSQMDAFAARAKAALADQIGCQSVYYGHVGDGNLHVVAWRPGADPQPLPEASRIVYGIIGEMKGTVSAEHGIGTLKKPYLPLSRGPAEMDLMRHMKAALDPQDLMNPTKIFDGSP; encoded by the coding sequence ATGGCGCCTTTGGCAACGAAAGCGGATCTTCTGGCAGAACTGCGCGGCGTGCTGGGGCCTGCGGGCTGCCTGCAAGGGGCGGACATGCCCGCGCGCAACCGCACGGACTGGAGCTTTCTGCCCCCCGCCGACCCGCTTGCCGTGCTGCGTCCCGCTTCGACCAGCGAGGTTGTTGCGATCCTGCGCCATTGCCATGCACAAGGTATTCAGGTCACACCGCAGGGCGGAATGACTGGCCTTTGTGGCGGGGCCCGCCCGCTTGACGGCGGCGTGGCGCTGTCGCTGGAACGCATGTCGGGGGTCGAAGCGATTGATCCCCACGGCATGACCATGACGGTCCTCGCCGGTACCCCGCTCGAAACCATCCAGAAAGCGGCGGCGGAACAGGGCCTGTTCTTTCCGCTGGATCTGGGGGCACGGGGGTCGTGCACCATCGGCGGCAATATCGCGACCAATGCCGGGGGGAACCGCGTCATCCGCTATGGCATGACGCGCGATCTGGTGCTGGGCCTGGAGGTTGTTCTGCCCGATGGGACTGTGCTGCCCATGCTCAACAAGATGATCAAGAACAACGCCGGATACGACCTGAAGCAACTTTTCATCGGCGCCGAAGGCACGCTGGGCGTGGTGACTCGGGCCGTGCTGCGCCTCTATCCGCAGCCCGGCTGCACCAGCGCGGCACTGTGCGTCGCACGTGACTATGACGCGGTGCTGGCCGTGCTGGCCGCAGCGCGGCAGCGGCTGGGGCCGCTGTTGTCCGCGTTCGAGGTCATGTGGTCCGACTACTGGCTTCAGGCCACGACACGGGTGCCCGGCGTGCGCGCGCCGGTTGAGATCGCGGGCGGCAGCCACGCCATCTTGATCGAGATGCAGGGCCTCGATCATGTCATCGACGGCGCGCGGTTTGAAAGCCTGCTGGAAGACCTGATGGAAAAAGACCTCGTACAAGACGGTGCCGTTGCGCAAAGCCTGGGCGATATCGGGGCCTTCTGGGCCACCCGGGACGCGGCAGCCGAGTTCGCACACCCGACGGTCATCGGCCCGCACATTAGTTTCGACGTTGGGCTGCCGGTCAGCCAGATGGACGCTTTCGCGGCGCGCGCCAAGGCCGCGCTGGCGGATCAGATCGGTTGCCAGTCGGTCTATTACGGCCATGTCGGCGACGGCAACCTGCATGTCGTGGCCTGGCGCCCCGGTGCCGACCCGCAGCCTCTGCCTGAAGCCAGCCGCATCGTCTATGGCATCATCGGCGAAATGAAGGGCACCGTATCGGCCGAACACGGTATCGGGACGCTGAAAAAACCCTACCTGCCGCTCAGCCGGGGACCTGCCGAAATGGACCTGATGCGCCACATGAAGGCCGCGCTGGACCCGCAGGACCTCATGAACCCCACCAAGATTTTCGACGGATCACCCTGA